The following is a genomic window from Candidatus Palauibacter scopulicola.
GACTCCCGTACTTCGGGTGCGTCCCCGTGTACGCCCTCATCCTCCCAGCCGTCCCCCAGGTCGGATTCGAAGCTGTAGAAGACCGCGAGCCGGCCATCGAGGAAGATGCCGAACCCCTGGGCGGGATTCCCGTCGTGTTCGTGGACCTTGGGCAGGCCGTCCGGCATCTCGTAGAAGACCCGGTAGATGCTGTGCTCGAGCGGTACCTCGGCGAGCGGCGTGTCCGGGAAGAGGCGAGCGATCTCCCGGCGAAAGGACTCGTCCAGGCCGTAGTTGTCGTCCACGTGCAGGAAGCCGCCCCCGTACAGGTAGGCACGCAGGCGTTCGACCTCGAGGGCGGTGAAGGACATGTTGCCGTGTCCGGTCGCGTACAGGTACGGATGGTCGGCGAGGTCGGGATCGGCGGCGCCGACTTCCGCGGGCCGGTCGGCGACCGGAACCCCGGTCCGAAGCCGGATCTGCTCGAGGAGGTTGTCGAGGCTCGAGGGGTTCGCGTACCAGTCGCCCCCGCCGTCGTAGCGCAGCCGCGCGATCGTCGGTGGCTCCGTCCCCCGCGAGCCGTCCGGCGGCTGGCCGGCGAGGCTCGGACAGGAGCCGAGCGCGGCCAATGCGGCAGCGGCGACCGTGACGAAGCCGATCACCATCTGCGGCGTGCGGTCGCCGCGCCGCTGCGTGGCCCGGCAGTGCGGACAGATTTTCGTCGCGTCCGGCACGTTGCACCGGCAGCGCCGGCACGGCTTCATACGAACTCCTCCGCCAGGGCTCGACCTGGGTTCATCTTGGCGCCTCGGTCGCATGGCGCGGCACTTCGGCCGCGTGGTGTCCCACCCGTAGATTATCGGTTCGCGCGGTCCAGGGCGAAGGCTTAGGATGTGCCGCGCGACGGGCCGCTTTCCGGCCTGCCGGACCACGAGGACCTGGACGATGCGTCGATACTCGGCCTACGACCCCCCTGAGTACGTCTCCTGGCAGCCGGACCCCGAACTCCTGGAGGAGTACAGGTCGCGCATCCGGGCGGACGACGCCCGCGCGCGCGAGATCGCCGTGTTGCCTCCCGCCGCGCACATCGCGCTGTACCGCGGACTCCTCCGCTTCCGCCTCAGCGACATCGCCCTCACGCGGTGGGTGAAACAGGGCGTGATCTCGAAGGCGTGGCTCGGGACCGGCGAGGAAGCCGTGACCGTGGGGGCCGTGAACGCGCTCGACCGCCGCGGTCCCGACGGAGACATCGTCGGGCCCATGATCCGCAACCAGGGCGCGAACCACGAGATGGGCATGCCGATGGCGGAGGTGTTTCGCACCTACCTCGGGACGGCGGACGCCCCCGCGGGGGGACGCGATCTGCACCTCGGAGACCTGCGCTACGGCGTGTGTCCGCCCATCAGCATGGTCGCGACGCTGTCGACGGTCATGAACGGGTTCGCCCTCGCCTTCCGGATCCGCGGAGAACCGCGGGTGGCCCTGACCTGGGTCGGGGACGGCGCGACGAAACACGGCGAGGCGCACGAGGCGTTCGCCTTCGCGGCTTCGCTCGGGCTGCCGATCGTCTTCATCATCCAGAACAACCAGGTGGCGCTGGGGACGCGGCTGGACCAGCACCATGTGCCGCCCGACTTCTCGGACTGGGGGGCGGCGTACGGGATTCCCTCCGAATCGGTCGACGGGAACCATGTGCTGGAGGTCTATGCGGCCACGCGGGTGGCGGCCGAACGCTGCCGGCGGGGGGAGGGGCCGCAACTCCTCGAGGCGCGCACCTTCCGCATGGGAGGGCACGCGACGCACGACGTGCGCGAGGCCCGGGCCACCTTCTCCAGCGAGCTGTTCCGATACTGGGGACGGCGGGATCCGATCGGGCTCTATGAAGAGTACCTGGCGGAGGTCGACCTCGGAGTCGCCGGCGCCGGAAACCTGCGGGAGCGGAACCTCCGCAAGCTCGCATCGGTGGAGCGGGAAGTGGAGGCGGAGATCGAGCAGGCCGCGGGCGAGGCGCTGGCGAGCCGCGAGATGGCCGTGCCGCGCGGCGAAACGGTGACGCACGGCGTGTACGGAGGGGGGGCGGCATGACGGACGGTGGCGCCCGCCCGCGGCGGTCGGGCCGGATCGGTGGCGCAGCGTGGACGTTGTACGACGCGGGCCGGGCGCCATCCGGCCTCGGTCTCGGCTACTTCGTTTGCGACGACCCGCAGGCGGCGGACCGGCGGGCGGCGCTTCCCGCCGGGCAGGCCCTCGCGGATCTCGACGATGACGCCTTCCGCGCGTTGTGGGAGGCGGGTCGACCGCTCACGGCGACTGAACGCCGGGTCGTCGACGGGAGCGGAGCGATCTGGCTCGCCCAGGGCATGGGACCGGTCTGGGCCGAGGGCGGGAGCGCGGCGGGTACCACGGGCCTTCGCCTGCGCTGCGTCAGCGCTCATCGCCCCGTGGTGGAACTGAACGGCGCCACGCTCTCCGGGACGTCGGACGCGGAACTGATCGCGCGCATCGGCGCGCCCGAAGGAGTCGCGCCATCCTCCGACTGACGTTTCTCGGAACGGCTTCTTCGCGGCCGACGGTGTCGCGGAACGTTTCGTCGCTCGCGCTGAAGCGGGAAGGGCGGCTGTTTCTCCTCGACTGCGGCGAGGGAACGCAGCGGCAGATGATGCGCTACGGGGTGGGTTTCTCCCTCGGAGACATCCTCATCACGCACCTCCACTCCGACCATTACCTCGGGCTGCCGGGTCTGCTTCGCACGATGAGCCTCCAGGGGCGCGAGGAACCGCTCCGGATCTGGGCGCCAGGCGGGGCGGGCGAGACGCTCCGCGCGCTCCGGGATCTGGGAGGGGATCGCCTGGCGTTCGAGGCGACCGTGCACGAACTCCGGGCGGGTGAAGCGGTCGAAGGGGAGGGATTCCGAGTGGAGGCGTTCGCGACCGAGCACACGCGGCGCTCGCTCGGATACGCCCTCATCGAGGATGATCGCCCCGGGAGGTTCGATGTGGCGGCGGCCCGCGAACTGGGCGTCCCGGAAGGCCCGCTCTTCGGTCGGCTCCACCGCGGCGAGAGCGTGGATCTCGAGGACGGCCGCCGCGTGCGCCCCGCGGAACTCGTGGGTCCTCCGCGGCCGGGCAGGAAGGTTGTGTACACGGGGGATACGCGTCCCTGTCCCGAAACGGTTCGGATCTCGCACGGCGCCGATCTCCTCGTGCACGAGGCGACGTTCACGGAGGAGGAACGGGGTCGGGCGCGGGACACCGGCCACTCCACCGCCGCGGATGCGGCCCGGGTCGCGCGCGAGGCGGGGGTGCGGCGGCTCGTGCTGACGCACGTCAGCGCCCGCTACGCCGAACGGCCGGCGCAACTGCTCGAGGAGGCGCGCGCCCTCTTCGCCCGGGTGGAACTCGCGCGCGACGGCTGGTCCACCGAGGTCTCCTTCGATGACGCGGACGCGGGGGATCCCGAGCCTTGATCCGCGTGCGCGTACCCGGGGACAAGTCGATCTCCCACCGCGCCGCGCTTATCGCGCCCCTCGCCTCGTCGCCATCCGTCGTCCGCGGCCTTTCGGACGGCGTCGACGTGCGGGCCAGCGTGCGGGCGATGCAGCGGCTCGGCGCCGCCGTCGAGTGCACGGACGAAGAGCGCGGTCTCACGATCCGTTGCGCGGGCGGCGGGCTCGAGTTCGGCCTGGCTCCGCGGCTCGACTGCGGGAACAGCGGGACGACGGCACGCCTGCTCGCCGGGATCCTGGCGGGTTCCGGCGCCGCGGCGGTCCTGGATGGCGATCCATCGCTTCGCAGCCGACCCATGCGCCGCGTCATCTATCCGCTGCAGGCCATGGGGGCGCGGATCGAGTACGACGGAGAGCCGGAGCGGCTCCCGGTGCGGCTCCACGGGCGAGCCACGGGGGCCCTGCGGACGCTGCGGCACCGCGGCAGGGTCGCCAGCGCCCAGGTCAAGTCGGCCGTGCTGCTGGCCGGTGTGCTGGGCCGCGTGCGGGTCGAGGTCAGCGAGCCCGCCCTCTCCCGCGATCACACCGAACGCATGCTCGCGGCGATGGGCGTGCCGATCGCGTTCGATCCGGAGCGGATGGGAGCGGGAGAGGTGCGCTTCGACCCATCCGGCTGGGAAGGCGGGCTCGAGGGGCTCCGCATGACCGTGCCCGGCGACCCCTCCTCGGCCGCCTTCCTGATCGGAGCGTCGCTCCTAGGCGGCCGCGCGGTGCGGGTGGAAGCCGTGGCGGCCAACGCCGGGCGCATCGGGTTTCTCTCCGTGCTCGAGGAGATGGGGGCGCGGGTCGACCGGGACCCCGAGCCGGCCCAGGCGGACGAACCGCTGGAAACGTGGACCGTCCATCCTCCGGACGGTCTGCGGGCGTTCTCGATCGGCGGCGACCTGATCCCGCGGGTGGTCGACGAGATTCCGCTCCTCGCCGTCCTCGCCGCCCGGGCGCGGGGTCGTTCCGAGATCCGCGATGCCGCCGAGTTGCGCGTGAAGGAGAGCGACCGCCTCGCCGTGCTGGCCCGGACGCTCGGGAGGCTCGGGGTCGTCGTGGAGGAAAGGGCGGATGGGCTCACGATCCGGGGCCGCGCCGGACGGTTGCGCGGCGACGTCGAGACCCGCGGCGACCACCGGATCGCCATGGCGTTCGGAGTCCTCGACGCGGCGGGAGACGCCGACCTGCGGATCGACGACCGCGCATGCGTGGACGTCTCGTATCCGGGCTTCTGGGAGGCGATCGAGCCGTTTCGCCGCAGGGGCCGCCGAGCGCGTTCCCCCCGGACGGGACGAGTGATCGCGGTGGACGGGCCCGCCGCCTCCGGCAAGAGCAGCACCGCCCGGAGCGTGGCCCGGAGACTCGGCTTTGTGCATGTGAACTCCGGGCTGCTCTACCGGGCGATCACCCGGTGGGCCCTCGACCGGGGCATCGCCGAAGACGGCCCGTCGATCGAGGCGGCCGCGCCCGGGCTGGAGATCGATCTCGTCCCCGCGGGCGATGGATTCGACGTATCCGTGGAGGGAACCCGCCCCGGCCCGGGTCTCGAAACGCCCGAGGTGACCGCGCGGGTGTCGGCCGTTTCCATGCTTCCGGCGGTTCGGGAGGTCGTGCTGGAGCGGCTGCGCCGGGCGGGCCGCCGGCACGACATCGTCTGCGACGGACGCGACATCGGTACGGCGGTCTTCCCCGGCGCGGACCTGAAGGTCTTTCTCGTCGCGGAGGCCCGTGAGAGGGCGCGCCGTCGACTGCGCCAGCGTGGCGCCCCCCTGACGGACGATGAGGTCGAGCGCGAGACCCGGCGTCTCGATGCACGCGACCGGCTGGATCGTTCGCGTCCGCTGTCCCCGCTGCGGCGAGCGTCCGACGCCATCGAGATCGATACGACCTCCATGTCCCCGAAACGGGTCGTGGATGCGATCCTCGAGCTTGCGGCCGCCGCTTTCCGTTGACGCTTTCGCGGCCCGAATCTAAGTTGGCTTACTGTTCGAGGACCGGTGGCGGAAAAAGTGGCGCTCCGCCCCGGATCCTGTGGAGACCCGACACCAGGGGATCGGCCGGCGGCTGGGCGGAGATGGTGAAGCTCGGTTGAGGTCGATTCTTTTTTGCCACGAGGCCCGGCGGGACGCACGGTTGGCCCCGCGCGGGAACTTGATTCCCTATGCCCGACGACACGAACCCTCAGACCGACGTCCCCGAGACCGACACCCCCGAGGAGATGGAAGCGGTGACGGAAGTCGCCGACTCCGCTCCGGACGACGCGGAGGTCGCCGTTGCGGCCCCGGTCGCCTTCGAGCCGAGTGCCATCGACCTGGATCTCGACGCCGACCCCCGGGACGACTCGCAGCACGACCAGGCGGAGTACGCCGAACTCTACGCGCTCTACGAGGACACGCTCAGCCGCATCACGGAAGGCGAGATCGTCTCGGCGCAGGTCATCGGAAAGACCGAGACGGACATCATCCTCGACGTCGGCTTCAAGTCCGAAGGGGCCGTCCCGCTCGAAGAGTTCTCGGATCCGGACGAAGTTCAACTGGGCGACTCCGTCGATGTTCTCCTCGAGAGCCTCGAGGATGAGGAAGGCGTCGTCGTCCTGTCGAAGAAGAAGGCGGATTTCCTCCGCGTCTGGGAGAAGATCAAGGATGCCTTCGACAACGACCGACCCGTGCAGGGGCGCATCAAGCGGAAGATCAAGGGTGGCGTGACGGTCGACCTCATGGGGGTCGACGCTTTCCTCCCGGGGTCGCAGATCGCGCTTCGCCGCGTGCCCAACGTCGACGACCTGCTGGGCGACGAGTACGACTTCAAGATCCTCAAGCTCAACAAGCGCCGCCGGAACATCGTGGTGAGCCGTCGCGTCCTTCTCGAGGAGGAGCGGGCAGGGAAGCGCGAGGAGCTGAAGAAGGAGCTGTCGGTGGGCGATGTGCGCCCCGGGATCGTCAAGAACATCACGGACTTCGGCGCTTTCATCGACCTGGGCGGCATGGACGGCCTCCTCCACATCACCGACATGTCCTGGGGGCGCATCGGCCATCCCTCGGAAGTCTGCGAGATCGGCCAGTCGCTCGAGATCAAGATCCTCGACATCGACTGGGATCGGGAGAGAATCTCGCTCGGTCTGAAGCAGCTTCAGGAGTACCCCTGGAAGAACGTGGCCGAGAAATACCCGGTCGGAATACGCGTGCTGGGCCGCGTCGTCTCGATCACGAACTACGGCGCCTTCATCGAACTCGAGCGCGGGATCGAGGGTCTCGTCCACATCTCCGAGATGTCGTGGACCCGCAACGTCCGCCATCCTTCGCAACTGGTGGGCATCAACGACAAGGTCGAATGCGTCGTGCTGCGCGTCGATGAGGAGGCGCAGAAGATCTCGCTCGGGATGAAGCAGGTGGAGGAGGACCCGTGGCTGGCGCTCCCGGCGCAGTACCCGCCGGGGACGAAGATCCGCGGACTCGTGCGCAACCTCACGTCCTTCGGGGCCTTCGTGGAGGTCGAGGCGGGCATCGACGGTCTCGTACATATCTCCGACATGAGCTGGACCCGGCGGGTGCAGCATCCGGCGGAGGTGCTTCGCAAGGGGGAGGAGGTCGATGTCGTCGTGCTATCGATCGATCCCGACCAGAAGCGGATCTCCCTCGGTTTGAAGCAGGTGCAGGAAGACCCCTGGTATCAGCTCGCGCAGGCTTACCAGCCGGGACGGGAGGTGGCCGGCTCGATCACGCGGTTGCTCGAGAAGGGCGTCGTCGTGGACCTCGGGAGCGATCTCGAAGGGTTCGTGCCGATCTCGCAACTCGGTGTGGAAGCGCCGATCGCCGAGCCCGCCGACCACTTCGACGAGGGTCATCGGTTGGATCTGCGCGTACTCGAGACGGATCCGATCAACCGCCGCATCGTCCTCGCCGTCGTGGACGCGCCCGATGTTCCGTACGACGCCGAGGAGGTGGAGTACGAGAACATGGCGGCGTCGAAGTCCGGTTCCGCGGCGGACGACACGGACGAGGGGGAGCAGTCCGATTCCGGTGGTGAGGCAGGGGAGTAGCCCCTTCCACGAGCGGCGAAGAGCGGCGCAGAGGCGCGTAGCCCTCGGCTGCGGCGCCGTTCTGGTCGCGGCCGCCGGTTGTGCGTTCATCGCCGGCAACCCACCCATCGAGACCGCCGCGCCGAACGCGGTCGATGCGGAGGGAGCGGCAGCCGCGCTCCGACTCGCCGAGGCGGACTACGAGCAGGGGCGATTCGCCGAGGCCGCGGCGCGCGCGGATTCCCTCGACGCCGCATGGCGTGAGGTCGAACCTCTTCGCCCCCTCGCGGACCGCGCCCTCTCCGTGGCGGGCCGGGCGCTGGAGGCGCAGAGGCTCCCGCGGGCCGCGGCGGATCGCTATGGCCTCCTCCTCGCGCGGGCGCCTGCCGACCCACTGGAAACGGCCACCCTGGAGCGACTGGTTCGGGTCCTCTCGGACACGAGTCGCGAGGCGGAGGCGGTCGCCGCGATCCTCTCCACGCCCCGAGGGCCCGAGACGGTCGGCGCCGAGGAGCTTCGCCGGTTGACCTCCGCCCTCACGGTCGCGGAATTGCGTCCCTTGACGGAGACCTTCCCGCCGGAGACCGCCGCGGCCGCGATCGTTCATGCCCACCTTGCCCGCCTTCTCGTCATCGAGAGGGAGGCGGATGAGGCGAGGCGTCTGGCCGCCCGCATCCTCGAGGGGCAACCCGCGGAACGCGAACGGACCACGGCGGAGATGATCGCGGGAACGGAGGCGGATCTCGGCAGCGGAAACGCGCGCATCGGCGCGATCCTCCCGCTCACGGGCGACCTCTCGGAGGTGGGCCACGTCCTGCGCGAGGGAATCGAACTCGCCGTCGAGCGGTATCGCGACGGGCGCCCGTCCGGCTTCGACGTCGAGCTCATCGTCCTCGATGACGAATCGGATCCGGAGAACACGGCGGGCCTCGTGCGGTCGCTCGAAGGACGGGACGTGATCGCGATCGTGGGTCCCCTGCGCTCCGAGCCCTTCGCGGCGGCCGCACGGGCGCGCCGGAATCCGAGGCTGCCGATCATCAGCCCCACGGCGACGGAGGTGCTGAACCCCGCGCCGGCGACCTACTCCCTCTACGACGCGGGCACGCGCGCCTCGGATGTGGCGGAGGAACTGGCGCGCTGGACGCTGGAGGAACTGCGGCTCCGGCGGGTCGCCGTCCTCGAGCCGGATGGGGTCGGACTCGGTGGAGCCGTGGGCGCTTTCACCCGAACGATCCGGGAGTACGGCGGCCTGCTCGTCGGTCACGAACGGTACGATCCCGGACTCACGACCTTCCAGGAGCCCATCGAGGCCGTCGCGGCCTCGGAGCCGGACGTCGTCTTCGCCCCGGCGGCGTCCGCATCCGGCGTTCTCGCCGTGGCGCCTCAGCTGTTCTATTACGGGCTCTACAACGTGATCGTCGTGGGGAGCGAAGCCTGGGCCGAACCGGCCGTGTTGCGGCGCCTCGAACGCTTCGCGACGGACCATCGGGTGATCGGTCTTGTCACCGATCGCGTCAACCCGGGTACGCCGTGGCAGCGATTTGTCACGGACTATGAGAGACGATATCGAAAAACGTTGCGGGACAACATTATGCCGGCTCTGGCGCACGACGCGACGCTTCTCGTGCTCTCCGCGCTCGACGGTGCGAGGCTGCCGATCCCGGCCGCGCTCGCCGCATACCTCGAGTCGGGGCCGGAAATCGAGGGTGTGACGGGCCGCCTGCGTCCCGAAGCCGAGCGATCCGTCGTGCGGCGCTCCACGGAGGTCCGCATGCTGGTCGACGGCGCACCCGTGGAGGCGGACACGGAGGAGCTTCTCGCCTGGCTGGCGGAGGTGCGGGCGGCGCCGTCTCCCTTTGCTCCGCGCGACTCGCTGCGCGTGGACACCCTGCGCACGGAGGCGCGCCGCCGGGCGGGAGCGATGAGCATCCCATGAGCATGCGCGAGAAGCTGGCCGACCTCGAGGCCCGATCCGAGCGCGCAGCCCACGGAGATCCGGACCGGCTCGCCCGCCAGCATGAGCGCGGCAAGCTGGGCGCCCGGGAGCGCCTCGAGATCCTCCTCGACGAGGGGAGCTTCGTGGAGTTCGACCGCTTCGTCGAGCACCGCTGCACGGACTTCGGGTTGGGGGACCGGCGCATCCCCGGCGACGGCGTCATCACGGGCTACGGCCGCATCGACGGACGTATCGTCTACGTGTTCAGCCAGGACTTCACGGTCTTCGGGGGGTCGCTGTCGGAGGCGCACGCCGGCAAGATCGTGAAGGTGCTGGACCTCGCGACGCGGAACGGCGCCCCCTTCATCGGCATCAACGACTCGGGCGGCGCACGGATCCAGGAGGGGGTCGCCTCTCTCGGCGGCTACGCGGACATCTTCCTCCGGAATACGCTGGCCTCGGGCGTGATCCCGCAACTGAGCGCGATCCTGGGGCCGTGTTCCGGAGGGGCGGTCTACAGCCCCGCCATTACGGACTTCGTGTTCATGGTGGACGGGGTGAGCCACATGTTCATCACGGGCCCCGGCGTCGTGAAGACCGTGACGCACGAGGACGTGACGTTCGACGAACTCGGCGGCGCGGCCGTACACGCGAGCCGGTCCGGCGTGGCGCACTTCCGTTCGGCGACCGAAGTCGAGGCGCTCGGCGCCGTACGTCGCCTTTTGTCGTATCTGCCCCCGAACAATCAGGAGACGCCGCCGTGGCGGGAGACGACGGATCCGCCGGACCGGGCCGACGAGGCACTTCTCGAGATCGTGCCGGACGACCCGAAGCTTCCGTACGACATGCTGGACATCATCCGCCGGGTCGTCGACACGGGAAGCCTGATGGAAGTCCACGAGGATTACGCCCGCAACATCATCACCGGCTTCGCCCGGCTCGGCGGCAACGCCGTGGGCATCATCGGCAACCAGCCCGCGGTCCTCGCCGGCGTCCTGGACAGCGATGCGAGCATCAAGGCCGCGCGTTTCGTCCGCTTCTGCGACGCGTTCAACGTTCCGCTCGTGACCTTCGAGGATGTTCCCGGCTTTCTCCCGGGGCTGCGGGAAGAGCACGAGGGCATCATCCGGAACGGCGCGAAACTCCTGTTCGCCTACTGCGAGGCGACCGTGCCGAAGCTCACGGTCATCACCCGCAAGGCATACGGGGGCGCGTACGACGTCATGTCGTCGAAGCACATCCGCGGCGACCTCAATCTCGCGTGGCCCAGCGCGGAGATCGCGGTGATGGGCGCGAAGGGTGCGGTGGAGGTCCTGTTCCGGCGCGAGATCGCCGCGGCCGAGGACCCGGTGGCGCGCACGGCGGAACTCGAAGCGGAGTATCGGGCGAAGTTCGCCAACCCCTACCTGGCGGCCGAGCGCGGGTTCATCGACGACGTGATCGACCCCCGCGAGACGCGGGCGCGCCTCGTGTCCGGGCTCGAGGCCATGGCCGGGAAGCGCGACCGGAACCCCCCCAGGAAGCACGGCAACATCCCG
Proteins encoded in this region:
- a CDS encoding DUF4159 domain-containing protein: MKPCRRCRCNVPDATKICPHCRATQRRGDRTPQMVIGFVTVAAAALAALGSCPSLAGQPPDGSRGTEPPTIARLRYDGGGDWYANPSSLDNLLEQIRLRTGVPVADRPAEVGAADPDLADHPYLYATGHGNMSFTALEVERLRAYLYGGGFLHVDDNYGLDESFRREIARLFPDTPLAEVPLEHSIYRVFYEMPDGLPKVHEHDGNPAQGFGIFLDGRLAVFYSFESDLGDGWEDEGVHGDAPEVRESAIRMGVNLFLYALSATPSR
- a CDS encoding thiamine pyrophosphate-dependent enzyme encodes the protein MRRYSAYDPPEYVSWQPDPELLEEYRSRIRADDARAREIAVLPPAAHIALYRGLLRFRLSDIALTRWVKQGVISKAWLGTGEEAVTVGAVNALDRRGPDGDIVGPMIRNQGANHEMGMPMAEVFRTYLGTADAPAGGRDLHLGDLRYGVCPPISMVATLSTVMNGFALAFRIRGEPRVALTWVGDGATKHGEAHEAFAFAASLGLPIVFIIQNNQVALGTRLDQHHVPPDFSDWGAAYGIPSESVDGNHVLEVYAATRVAAERCRRGEGPQLLEARTFRMGGHATHDVREARATFSSELFRYWGRRDPIGLYEEYLAEVDLGVAGAGNLRERNLRKLASVEREVEAEIEQAAGEALASREMAVPRGETVTHGVYGGGAA
- the rnz gene encoding ribonuclease Z, translated to MLRLTFLGTASSRPTVSRNVSSLALKREGRLFLLDCGEGTQRQMMRYGVGFSLGDILITHLHSDHYLGLPGLLRTMSLQGREEPLRIWAPGGAGETLRALRDLGGDRLAFEATVHELRAGEAVEGEGFRVEAFATEHTRRSLGYALIEDDRPGRFDVAAARELGVPEGPLFGRLHRGESVDLEDGRRVRPAELVGPPRPGRKVVYTGDTRPCPETVRISHGADLLVHEATFTEEERGRARDTGHSTAADAARVAREAGVRRLVLTHVSARYAERPAQLLEEARALFARVELARDGWSTEVSFDDADAGDPEP
- the aroA gene encoding 3-phosphoshikimate 1-carboxyvinyltransferase: MRVPGDKSISHRAALIAPLASSPSVVRGLSDGVDVRASVRAMQRLGAAVECTDEERGLTIRCAGGGLEFGLAPRLDCGNSGTTARLLAGILAGSGAAAVLDGDPSLRSRPMRRVIYPLQAMGARIEYDGEPERLPVRLHGRATGALRTLRHRGRVASAQVKSAVLLAGVLGRVRVEVSEPALSRDHTERMLAAMGVPIAFDPERMGAGEVRFDPSGWEGGLEGLRMTVPGDPSSAAFLIGASLLGGRAVRVEAVAANAGRIGFLSVLEEMGARVDRDPEPAQADEPLETWTVHPPDGLRAFSIGGDLIPRVVDEIPLLAVLAARARGRSEIRDAAELRVKESDRLAVLARTLGRLGVVVEERADGLTIRGRAGRLRGDVETRGDHRIAMAFGVLDAAGDADLRIDDRACVDVSYPGFWEAIEPFRRRGRRARSPRTGRVIAVDGPAASGKSSTARSVARRLGFVHVNSGLLYRAITRWALDRGIAEDGPSIEAAAPGLEIDLVPAGDGFDVSVEGTRPGPGLETPEVTARVSAVSMLPAVREVVLERLRRAGRRHDIVCDGRDIGTAVFPGADLKVFLVAEARERARRRLRQRGAPLTDDEVERETRRLDARDRLDRSRPLSPLRRASDAIEIDTTSMSPKRVVDAILELAAAAFR
- a CDS encoding 30S ribosomal protein S1, which produces MPDDTNPQTDVPETDTPEEMEAVTEVADSAPDDAEVAVAAPVAFEPSAIDLDLDADPRDDSQHDQAEYAELYALYEDTLSRITEGEIVSAQVIGKTETDIILDVGFKSEGAVPLEEFSDPDEVQLGDSVDVLLESLEDEEGVVVLSKKKADFLRVWEKIKDAFDNDRPVQGRIKRKIKGGVTVDLMGVDAFLPGSQIALRRVPNVDDLLGDEYDFKILKLNKRRRNIVVSRRVLLEEERAGKREELKKELSVGDVRPGIVKNITDFGAFIDLGGMDGLLHITDMSWGRIGHPSEVCEIGQSLEIKILDIDWDRERISLGLKQLQEYPWKNVAEKYPVGIRVLGRVVSITNYGAFIELERGIEGLVHISEMSWTRNVRHPSQLVGINDKVECVVLRVDEEAQKISLGMKQVEEDPWLALPAQYPPGTKIRGLVRNLTSFGAFVEVEAGIDGLVHISDMSWTRRVQHPAEVLRKGEEVDVVVLSIDPDQKRISLGLKQVQEDPWYQLAQAYQPGREVAGSITRLLEKGVVVDLGSDLEGFVPISQLGVEAPIAEPADHFDEGHRLDLRVLETDPINRRIVLAVVDAPDVPYDAEEVEYENMAASKSGSAADDTDEGEQSDSGGEAGE
- a CDS encoding ABC transporter substrate-binding protein, which produces MRQGSSPFHERRRAAQRRVALGCGAVLVAAAGCAFIAGNPPIETAAPNAVDAEGAAAALRLAEADYEQGRFAEAAARADSLDAAWREVEPLRPLADRALSVAGRALEAQRLPRAAADRYGLLLARAPADPLETATLERLVRVLSDTSREAEAVAAILSTPRGPETVGAEELRRLTSALTVAELRPLTETFPPETAAAAIVHAHLARLLVIEREADEARRLAARILEGQPAERERTTAEMIAGTEADLGSGNARIGAILPLTGDLSEVGHVLREGIELAVERYRDGRPSGFDVELIVLDDESDPENTAGLVRSLEGRDVIAIVGPLRSEPFAAAARARRNPRLPIISPTATEVLNPAPATYSLYDAGTRASDVAEELARWTLEELRLRRVAVLEPDGVGLGGAVGAFTRTIREYGGLLVGHERYDPGLTTFQEPIEAVAASEPDVVFAPAASASGVLAVAPQLFYYGLYNVIVVGSEAWAEPAVLRRLERFATDHRVIGLVTDRVNPGTPWQRFVTDYERRYRKTLRDNIMPALAHDATLLVLSALDGARLPIPAALAAYLESGPEIEGVTGRLRPEAERSVVRRSTEVRMLVDGAPVEADTEELLAWLAEVRAAPSPFAPRDSLRVDTLRTEARRRAGAMSIP
- a CDS encoding acyl-CoA carboxylase subunit beta — its product is MREKLADLEARSERAAHGDPDRLARQHERGKLGARERLEILLDEGSFVEFDRFVEHRCTDFGLGDRRIPGDGVITGYGRIDGRIVYVFSQDFTVFGGSLSEAHAGKIVKVLDLATRNGAPFIGINDSGGARIQEGVASLGGYADIFLRNTLASGVIPQLSAILGPCSGGAVYSPAITDFVFMVDGVSHMFITGPGVVKTVTHEDVTFDELGGAAVHASRSGVAHFRSATEVEALGAVRRLLSYLPPNNQETPPWRETTDPPDRADEALLEIVPDDPKLPYDMLDIIRRVVDTGSLMEVHEDYARNIITGFARLGGNAVGIIGNQPAVLAGVLDSDASIKAARFVRFCDAFNVPLVTFEDVPGFLPGLREEHEGIIRNGAKLLFAYCEATVPKLTVITRKAYGGAYDVMSSKHIRGDLNLAWPSAEIAVMGAKGAVEVLFRREIAAAEDPVARTAELEAEYRAKFANPYLAAERGFIDDVIDPRETRARLVSGLEAMAGKRDRNPPRKHGNIPL